The sequence CGAAATATAAGGTAAACACGTCTACAAATGTTAATGTTGTAAAAAGAGACGACAAAAAAAGCATTATAAAAAACGTCAATGATCTAAGAAGAAACATAGGAAcgagtaaaaataaatcatttagAAATGATAAGAAATACTatgaaaagaattttaaaaagatacCTTTAACTAAGCAAAAAAATCTTCACAAAGGACATTTGCATGATGTCACTATGGAAGAGGGTAACGTTAAACATATCCTAAATCAACGTGTTAGCGTAAATTCTAAAATTAAttctaatattttgaaaaattctGAACAGTCATGCAAAAGTGGTTTATACAACATTTTCGTAACTCCAGCGTATGCAAAGGAGAAGCTCAGGGGAGGAGTGGAACACCAGGAAGAGGAAGACGAAGAAGGAGATGTAAAAATAGAAGTTGTTAACGTAGAGGCTAACAACATAGAAGATGCAGAAGAAAGGAAGGAACCAAAACAAACGCACAATGTGGAGTACGAGAAACTCTGTCTAGAAATAGTAGATATATATTGGGTCAGCATCGAAAGAGAGAGTAAAAAGAAGTTTATTGAAAACAACagttatatttacaattacaattttcatgataatttacatattatatatagtttaGATGTAGGGttcaatattatatgttctgttaatttgaaaataataatatacaaatataatatattagagCACTTATATCGTAACATTAATTCCTATGTAGAGTTAAGGAATAATATTGTCTATACATTTAAggaagaatttttaaaaaagtgtaAGGAGCAGAAAAAATACCATTGTCTTTACCTTCTCAAGTTAATAAAatcaaattataataaaaacaaaattaataaactaAATACATCATTTAACAGATTTGTAAGGAGAAAAAATGTTCACAGTGTAAATGCTTACcacaacatatataatttatccccattcttttttaacataaaagaagatatcattaggaaaatttttaacGATATAATTATTGATATAAAACAATCCTATGTATCGAACGACCAGCACTACATTTTGATAAATTACTACATTAATGTTAAGAGCAAGTATGTGAAGTTTTCCAGTCTAGACATAAAGGTAGGCAAAAAACGCAAAAAGGTAGGCGGACAAATTGGGGGAAAAATAGGACACCAGATAAAAGACCAAGCAGGTAAAAAATTAGGCAGTCAAATGGGTAAAAAATTAGGCAGTCAAATGGGTAAAAAATTAGGCAGTCAAATGGGTAAAAAATTAGGCAGTCAAATAGGAAACAAATTATGTAGCCAAATGGGAAACAAATTAGGTAGCCAAATGGGCAGCAAATTAGGTAGCAAAACGGGCATCAAATTAGGTAGCAAAATGGGCATCAAATTAGGTAGCAAAACGGGCATCAAATTAGGTAGCAAAATGGGCAGACAAATGGGTGATCAAACGGACAGCCAACTAGGAAATCGAGTATGCAGAAATCCTTGTctaaaaaaaggtataacAGATAAGtcgaaaaaaaaactaaaccttataaaaatgtgtaaaaaCAGAGAACAAATTAACAAGTTCCCACCGGAAAAATACAGACTATGCTTGTTaggaatacaaaaaataagtcATATAGATAAGGAAAGTAGATCGATAGAAAAGATTGTACTATATTTGCTTTACTCTTTTAACATCCTTCAGaatattttccatatatatgaacaaatgtCATCTATATATTCCAAATTTGAAgagtacaaaaaattatacaaaatttatgagaacatattacaattaaatgaaaaggttaaaaagttttattacAAAGATAGAACaataatatacttttcaaaatatataaaaaacagaaaagaaaattttgatgaaaatttatataatttattttttaaagaaaatgaaaaacaagaTTTTGCTCACTTTTTCGACGTAATGATTAAAATGATAAGTGATAATACTGTATGTTGTTCCTGttctaaaaagaaattttttagtCAAAATGTAGACATTGTTAAAGGTAAAGAGGTTAGAGAAGAGCAACAACCTAGTGATAACCATCAATCGTATAAGATAAAAGAAAGCCAAGTAATATTAAACGATCACAATGAggttaataattttagaacAAGAAATGTACGTTCTCAGACTATATGCAAGAATGAAGATCAGATAgacgaaaataaaaaaagggatGAAATGAATAGTTATATTGGTGGTAATGGCAGTCTACACTATGGTGTTAGCAGGAGCTGCGGTAGGAGCGTAATGCCATCGACCATCAACAGTGGGGGTACCAAGAGAGGTTGCACGAAGAACAGTTGCACTCATAACAATCGAGATATAAAGAACCGAGTTATCAGCGACTGTAGCAGAAACTACAAACTACTGTCTCGTAATTTGAAGAAGGAAGAAAAGTTTTCTAATGTTAAGAAGCAGATTAGAAAAGTGACCTGTGTGCAAAGGGGGGATGGACGTCAAACATTTAATAGCTCGAAAATGAATAAGCCTTGGGATAAGGCAGTTATCAATGCCGAGGTTGTAGTAGCTAGAGGAAAGGAAggatacataaaatataggGACAAAATGTGTACAATTTATAATAGGGGTAAAAATGAGAAAGATTACTTcctgaaaaatgaaaaaaaaaaaaatatatgtaatccGAAAACATGCACTGTTCAGGCAAAAATGGTGAAGGGGAAATCAGAAAGAAGCTGCTTAAGAGGAAATTACGAAATGGCCGTTAAAATGGGAAAGGGAAAGGGAAAGGGAAAGATAAAGGAAAGGCAAAATGAAAACGAAAAACAAAAGCAAAAGCAAAGTGGAGTGGGAAAGAATTTGTTCAGAAGCGTTCCTGGGGACGATGCACATGATACAGAACTCAACTATAGCAGTACCTACACGTGTGAAAGCAGAGATAACGATATGAACAGTTTATATCCAGATGCTATTGATGAAGAGAAGAGCGAGGAGGAATATTCATCGGGTGATTTATCAGAAGAACATAACTTGTTCATATCAGAAAGTGAACTGgaagaatattttatgaatagtcgaaaattttttataaagaatgGTGAGAACATATGTGAGAATTGTaagaatttattattaaggAAAAATTCAATAGACagttttgaaaattttgaattaaattatgaaattccaaaaaaaaatataaaaataagtgaagaagatatatatatgtcgttaattaaagatatatatataatgtgtagtgaaaaaaaatgtccaataaatattttattattacttcaAGAATTTAGCGATAAAGAAATGGAAATTTGTATGGGGAAATTTCaattaattttacaattttttgaaaaaaattttttggaaaatataaatgaacatttaaataatctttataaagtaattaatatatgtaaaaccTTGAGTAACAATATTCctgttattttaaaaaaata comes from Plasmodium malariae genome assembly, chromosome: 7 and encodes:
- the PmUG01_07019800 gene encoding conserved Plasmodium protein, unknown function; protein product: MTRDRENFINCRRLHRANMIFATISNDYNYICIITFYENDYNLELFSANNEMQKIFRKTIPDKINKVYINYNNTYICVTSENGSIYILDMKGIFVHQNESLHCLVRQKKRKVKKKISHLKNGKEIKTKYKQTLKSCSKIIPKENVSTHCYDGKEDHFKGENIIYNRRKRLRSDNKTRSNNTRMSFLNNKNKIHNRKLSYPKNILTRTCKNTQAKYKVNTSTNVNVVKRDDKKSIIKNVNDLRRNIGTSKNKSFRNDKKYYEKNFKKIPLTKQKNLHKGHLHDVTMEEGNVKHILNQRVSVNSKINSNILKNSEQSCKSGLYNIFVTPAYAKEKLRGGVEHQEEEDEEGDVKIEVVNVEANNIEDAEERKEPKQTHNVEYEKLCLEIVDIYWVSIERESKKKFIENNSYIYNYNFHDNLHIIYSLDVGFNIICSVNLKIIIYKYNILEHLYRNINSYVELRNNIVYTFKEEFLKKCKEQKKYHCLYLLKLIKSNYNKNKINKLNTSFNRFVRRKNVHSVNAYHNIYNLSPFFFNIKEDIIRKIFNDIIIDIKQSYVSNDQHYILINYYINVKSKYVKFSSLDIKVGKKRKKVGGQIGGKIGHQIKDQAGKKLGSQMGKKLGSQMGKKLGSQMGKKLGSQIGNKLCSQMGNKLGSQMGSKLGSKTGIKLGSKMGIKLGSKTGIKLGSKMGRQMGDQTDSQLGNRVCRNPCLKKGITDKSKKKLNLIKMCKNREQINKFPPEKYRLCLLGIQKISHIDKESRSIEKIVLYLLYSFNILQNIFHIYEQMSSIYSKFEEYKKLYKIYENILQLNEKVKKFYYKDRTIIYFSKYIKNRKENFDENLYNLFFKENEKQDFAHFFDVMIKMISDNTVCCSCSKKKFFSQNVDIVKGKEVREEQQPSDNHQSYKIKESQVILNDHNEVNNFRTRNVRSQTICKNEDQIDENKKRDEMNSYIGGNGSLHYGVSRSCGRSVMPSTINSGGTKRGCTKNSCTHNNRDIKNRVISDCSRNYKLLSRNLKKEEKFSNVKKQIRKVTCVQRGDGRQTFNSSKMNKPWDKAVINAEVVVARGKEGYIKYRDKMCTIYNRGKNEKDYFLKNEKKKNICNPKTCTVQAKMVKGKSERSCLRGNYEMAVKMGKGKGKGKIKERQNENEKQKQKQSGVGKNLFRSVPGDDAHDTELNYSSTYTCESRDNDMNSLYPDAIDEEKSEEEYSSGDLSEEHNLFISESELEEYFMNSRKFFIKNGENICENCKNLLLRKNSIDSFENFELNYEIPKKNIKISEEDIYMSLIKDIYIMCSEKKCPINILLLLQEFSDKEMEICMGKFQLILQFFEKNFLENINEHLNNLYKVINICKTLSNNIPVILKKYCSDQILKIHSLITYLLKLFQSFYNLQTHLNIFHFLMKLLLFISKNIYFENFPHYKESFSTYTNIELLKNYNIVKRYKINFNYFDEYLHYKHVKSHIFYITLNKMKINVIQILQSFENNNINLTSLYNLSVLNVSINKVNYFTLPKNRDKYCSVDNYSYFDDFIYKNYSRFYPFYICTCDRYSFININKYYQSDQSFKLIQRKSLKINLYPLSVLNIIAISKSFFYIFTKNDKKLNITSLKVKYGYSKKKFFKCKRKVRKLSNLCVLKCSNLESYFPNANNFNLKIHILYNSIIANCEPHMCLILQGF